CTCGCCGGGGTAGGTGGGAAAAGTGGGCATGGCATCATCCCTGGGTAAGGTGGCGATAGAGATCAGCGGCGGCGGTCTGGAGCTTGGCAGGGTGTCCCTGGGTTTGGTGGAAAAGCACTTCCATCTGCTCCAGGGAAAACTGGATGCCATTGTTTGCTAAACGATGGTGCAAAAAGGCTTGGGTCTCTGCCCAGCTAAACGGCACAATCGGCAACGTCCCGCAGATCCCCGCCAAGGGTGAACAGCGCATAGGGTCATCCTCAAATAACAGATCCAACGGCGAACGACTGGCAATCACCAACGTCAGCGGCGCATCCGCTCCATCCGCCAAGCCCCGCAGCTCCTCCCGCTCATCCCCCGTGAAGTTTTGCGGGTTCGTCATTTTCTCAATCTCATCCAAACACACCACATAGCGCCGCTCCCCCAGCGATCGCTTCAGCCTATAGCCCCGCAATAAACCCGGTTGCCCCAGTTCCCCACACAGCGCCTCAAAAAACTCCGCCTCATTGCGAATCATCTGCATATCCACATGGACGATCTTGGCCGCCAGTGCCCCCAGTTCCGCTGCCGCCCGATGGCGCACCATGGCCAACAGCGACGACTTCCCCACCTGGGAGTCTCCCACTAACGACAGACTCGATCCCTTCCGCAACTCCTCAAAGATGCGGCGTAGCTGCTCCTGCCGCCCAAAAAAACGAGACGGATCGCGAATGCAGCCGCGATCGCCGAAGGGATTCTCCCAACTCACCGCCGCCCGTGGCACCTGTATTGCAACGTCCCCCACCCCAGTGCGATCGCTAGGCGGAGAACCCTCTACTTTTTTGCCTGCAACGACTCCACCGCCCGCCGAATCCCCTGCACCGCATTCAGCAACGCCTCATCCCGATCGCCCCACGTCGTCACCGGCTTCGCATCCTTCGGCAACACCTGTAGCTTACTAAACGGCGATCCTGGCCAATCGCAGGGCTTCATGATGATCGGAATCACCCGCGCCGTGCCGGCCTCGTGGCGCTCCATGGCCCGCTGCATCTCCTTGTCAAAACAATAGTCTGAGTTAAGAAACCGGGGTGTAATCAACAGCAGAATGATCCCCGCCGACTCCAAGCGCGCCTTAATCTCTGTATCCCACTCTGCCCCCGCCTCAATTTGCCGATCCTGCCAGGGCTGGATCTTGCCCTGTCGCCGTAGCCCCGCTAAGTGAATGTATAGCTCATCCTTGAGAGCTTCATCTCCATGGGAATAGGAAATAAATACCTCAATCGGTTCAGTCGAGGGAGCTGGGTTCATCGGCATTGGGGCTAGGGGTTTGGGTTGGGGCGATCGCTCAGATTTTAGCAACACCGGCGTCAGATGTCCTGCAGCCCCCTCCAACTGCATCGCGCTGCAGGCCAACTGATAGGCAAAATCCACATCCCGCCCCGCTCCCAACGCATCATAAAAGCCTACGGAAAAAGCGATCGCCCCCCGATCGCCGATGGCGTCCTTCATGCCAATCACGTAGGGAATATGTTGAGCGATCGCCTGGGCCTGCACCTCTGAATAACAGCCATTCAGCACCACACAGGTAAGCTGATCTGCAAACAGGGCAAACAGAGCCGCCAACGCCGCGCCATCTACCAACTTAGCCTTGCCAGCATCATCCTCAAACACCAGCCCTGCTTCCCCTTCTCCATGTCCCGAAAAGTGAACAATCTGGGGTTGGATGTCCAACATTGCCCGCTGAATATCCCGCGGCCGCACCGCCGATCGCTGCTCTAGCCGAAACTGGTCGCGATGCTGGGCCCGCCGCAGTCCCTCTTCGATGTCCCGCAGCTCTTGGTCAAGCCGCAGGCGATCGGTATCTTTAGGATTGGCAG
This Candidatus Obscuribacterales bacterium DNA region includes the following protein-coding sequences:
- a CDS encoding TIR domain-containing protein → MNSTQTILFLSANPKDTDRLRLDQELRDIEEGLRRAQHRDQFRLEQRSAVRPRDIQRAMLDIQPQIVHFSGHGEGEAGLVFEDDAGKAKLVDGAALAALFALFADQLTCVVLNGCYSEVQAQAIAQHIPYVIGMKDAIGDRGAIAFSVGFYDALGAGRDVDFAYQLACSAMQLEGAAGHLTPVLLKSERSPQPKPLAPMPMNPAPSTEPIEVFISYSHGDEALKDELYIHLAGLRRQGKIQPWQDRQIEAGAEWDTEIKARLESAGIILLLITPRFLNSDYCFDKEMQRAMERHEAGTARVIPIIMKPCDWPGSPFSKLQVLPKDAKPVTTWGDRDEALLNAVQGIRRAVESLQAKK
- a CDS encoding AAA family ATPase; translated protein: MGDVAIQVPRAAVSWENPFGDRGCIRDPSRFFGRQEQLRRIFEELRKGSSLSLVGDSQVGKSSLLAMVRHRAAAELGALAAKIVHVDMQMIRNEAEFFEALCGELGQPGLLRGYRLKRSLGERRYVVCLDEIEKMTNPQNFTGDEREELRGLADGADAPLTLVIASRSPLDLLFEDDPMRCSPLAGICGTLPIVPFSWAETQAFLHHRLANNGIQFSLEQMEVLFHQTQGHPAKLQTAAADLYRHLTQG